One stretch of Prunus persica cultivar Lovell chromosome G1, Prunus_persica_NCBIv2, whole genome shotgun sequence DNA includes these proteins:
- the LOC18791032 gene encoding PRA1 family protein D translates to MSTGLVSQVKEVSQSAIATLRPWGELLEPTALSLPSNLSEVTTRLAQNLTHFRSNYTLVLLIVLFLSLIYHPVSIIVFLIIFAAWLVLYFSRDQPLEVFGFTVGDRVVMVILGLVTVLALVLTHVWLNVVVSVVIGVALVSLHAVFRGTEDLVMDDQESPYGALLSDDQDPSGNYTIM, encoded by the coding sequence ATGTCCACCGGATTGGTGTCCCAGGTGAAGGAAGTGAGCCAATCAGCGATTGCCACGCTTCGGCCATGGGGGGAGCTCCTGGAGCCGACCGCACTCAGCCTCCCCTCCAATCTCTCTGAGGTCACGACCCGACTGGCCCAGAACTTGACCCATTTCCGCTCTAACTACACCTTGGTCCTCTTGATCGTGCTCTTCCTCAGCCTCATATACCACCCGGTCTCCATCATCGTCTTCTTGATCATCTTTGCCGCGTGGCTCGTTCTCTACTTCTCACGTGACCAGCCCCTCGAGGTCTTTGGCTTTACTGTCGGAGACCGGGTTGTTATGGTTATTCTTGGGTTGGTTACGGTGTTGGCTCTGGTCTTGACCCATGTGTGGCTCAACGTCGTCGTTTCAGTGGTGATTGGGGTGGCTTTGGTTTCCTTGCACGCGGTGTTTAGGGGCACGGAGGACCTTGTTATGGatgaccaagaatctccttatgGCGCTCTGCTCTCGGATGATCAAGACCCAAGTGGGAATTATACCATTATGTGA